The genomic interval CAGCTTGCGGTTGTAATACAGCGCGTAACCCGTGAATTCAGGCGCAAATCCGTACAGCTCGCCGCCTCCCGCGTCGCGCACCGTCTGCTTGACGGCGGTCTGCCAGCTGTCGTCGGACACTTTATCCCGCTTCATCCATGTATCCAGCGGCTTCAGCAGTCCGGCGGCCGACAGCTCGGACAAGTAGGCAAGCGGGACCTGCACCAGATCGGCTTGGCTTTTTTGCAGCTGCGCCTTAAACGCGTCGATGCCTGGCGTCAGGTTGTACAAATTGGCGCTCTTGCCCGGGTATTCCGAATATTCGAATCGTACGGACGGATGCCGGATAATAAAGGGCTGGCCGTACATCGACATGAAGCCGGCGTTGTCCCAATACATAATGTTCAGCGTCGTCGTCTCCGTCTCGCTGATGACCGGCTTCGCCGTCTCTTCGCGCGTCAGCAGCTCCGAGAGCTCGCCCCTGAAGACTGCCGCTCCCGCGATCAACAGCGCGACGACGGAGGCCGCCGCCGCGCGTCTTCTGCGCCTGGCGCGTCGTTCCAGCATTTTGATGCGCTCCTTCACTTTTTTTATCGTCGGGGTGCCGAAGCCGCCGGAGCCGAGCGGCAGGTCCGACAGCGTGCGTTCCCAGCGGTCGCGATCGTCCTTCATGCTCGCCCGCCCCCTTCCTCGTCGTCTTCGCGCCCAAGCTCGAACTTTTTGTTCATGGCGGCCCGGGCCCGGTGAATGCGCGACTTGACCGTACCTTCCGACACCTGGAGCAGCTCGGCGATCTCGGCCATGCTCAGCCCATGATGCGCCTGAAGCAGCAGGCTCTCCCGCAGCTTGCGCGGCAGCTCCATGACCGTTCGCCAGATCTCCCGCTGCCGGTAGGAGCCGAGCCATTCGTTTTCCGCGGACATCTGCGACTCTCGCGTCGGCAGGACCGCAGGCAGCCGGATGCGCCTGAACCAGGCCGATTTGAAGTAATCCAGCGCCGTATTGCGCGTGATCTTCAGCAGCCAGGCGCGCGCCCCCGATTCGCCGCGGAGCGTATGCAGGCTCTGGTAGGCCTTGACGAACACGTCCTGCGCGATATCCTCGGCAGTCTCCCGTTTGCCTGTCATAAAAAAGGCGTAATTCCACACATCGCGGCCGTAAGTGAGCATAAGCTCCTCCAGCACGGCGTCGCGGTCGATGCCTTCGGTCATATGCTTCAAATAATCGTGATCCAACGCTGTCACCTCTCCTCCGCAGACGGCCGCAGCCGTTACGGAGCCCCCATGCTTCTTTTTTCATAGTAGCCTTCCGGCGCCGTCCGGGGAAGACCGCTTCGCATTCTCCTTTGCCCGATGATCGTGCGGCCGGCACATCTAAGGAACGACGGGCGATGCTAAAAGTTCCCTATTTCAATCGGTGAATTTTTTGTCGGCTTGATCGTTGTGGAGGAAGCGGGGGGTATGGTAGGGTAGAGAGGCTTTTGGCGGGTACGGCAAACAGAGCGGCATGGGCGCCGCTCTGCGGAGATTCCTATCGGATGGATGGCGCCGCGTCAGTCGGTCTTTTTCTTTTTTTGCGGCGTCGGGGCGACGGACTTCGTATTCTCGAGCGTGTCGTTTACGAACGCCATATCCTGGTTTTTGGCGGCCATCGCCGTCGTGCCTTTGTAATTGCCTTTGCGGCTGTCGTTTTCCATGCGAATCCTCCTTAAGCTCGTGCGAGTATGGGCGAAAGGGCGACTGCCGGCAGCGGCCGCAGCGCCTCGCGCTGCATAGGTTAACCGAATTGAAGGGGCTGTTATCCATCATGACACGCGCATCCAATCGACGTTCGTTATTCATTTTAGTCTACGTGTTCGCGGCGGCGCTCGCGCTTGCAGCGTGCAGCGGCGGCGATTCGCCTGCCGAGAAGAGTGCTGCTGCGTCTCCGGCCGCGGAGCAGCGGGAGACTGCGGTCGCGTCGTCTTCCGACCCGGAGGCCGGCAGCGACGCGGCAGCGCTGATCGGACAAGCCCGCGCGGCCATGGCGGACGTCGGACGTTACGCATTCACGCTTCATCTCGTCCAGAAGCTGAGCGGGGGCGCCGCGGCCGACTCGGTCTTCGAAGTGACCAACGCCGGGAAGGCCGAGCGTTCGCCGCTCAAGCTCGACCAGACGATCGACAGCGTCCAGGACGGGGAGAGGTCCTCGCTGCGCGCGATCCTCGTGCCGGACGCCTATTACGTGTACGACCCTTCTTTTGAAGAATGGGGCAAATTGTCCAGCGAACAGGCGGCGGATATCGCGCGGACGCTGTCCGATTATCAGATCGACCCGGCTGCGGCGTTGGCCTCGGCCGCGTCGCTCGGTACCGGGCTCTCATCCGCGAGGGAAGGCGGGCACGACGTCGTCCGTTATGAAGGCAAAGGGCCTGAGGCGCTGGCGTTTCTCAAGCACATCCTGGAGGGGACACTCGATCTGGGCAGCATGGACGAGGCGGTGCAGCGCAGCATCGCGTTGAAGTCGCTGTCCGTCAGCTTTAAGCTGGATGCCGTTACGCATTTGCCGCTTGCCTACCGCGTCGATTCAGTGATGACGATCGAATACGAGCCGGGGGCGCCGTCCGAGCTCAGCCAGATATTCGAAGGCACCTATGCGAAGCACGGGGCGACCGAGGCGATCGCGGTGCCGAAGGCGGCGCTCGAAGCGCCGGAGCTCGATCCGCCGATCGACGATCCGGAGGCGACCGAAGGAGATTTGGGGACGCTGGATGGGGTGGACGGACTAGACGGGCTAGACGGGCTGGAGGGGCTGGATTCCTATTGAGGATGGCTCGGACCATCAGCTTGGAAGGCTGAGGTTGCCGGTTAGGTGGACGCAGGTCCCGGCCTTCCGTTATAATATCTGAAGTATAATTGAACCGTGAACGGCCGTCCGGCGCTACTCCGCGAGGGCCGCGCGAAGTCAGGAGTGTTTAGCGAATGCCACTGTCCTGTGGTATCGTCGGCCTGCCCAACGTCGGCAAGTCGACTTTATTCAATGCCATCACCCAAGCGGGTGCCGAGATGGCCAACTATCCGTTCTGCACGATCGACCCGAATGTCGGCGTCGTCGAGGTGCCGGACGAGCGCCTGCAGAAGCTTGCAGACATCGTCACGCCTAACCGGATCGTGCCGACCGCCTTCGAATTCGTCGACATCGCCGGCCTGGTCAAGGGCGCGAGCCGCGGCGAAGGCCTCGGCAACAAGTTTCTGGCCAACATCCGCGAAGTCGACGCCATCGTGCACGTCGTGCGCTGCTTCGTCGACGAGAACATCACCCACGTATCGGGCAAGATCGATCCGATCAACGATATCGAGGTCATCAACCTGGAGCTCATCCTGGCGGATATCGACTCCGTCGAGAAGCGCATGGACCGCTCCCGCAAGAACATGAAGGGCGGAGACAAGAAGTACGCCCAAGAGGTCGAAGTGCTCGAGCGCATTCATGCCGCGCTGCTGGAAGAGAAGCCCGTCCGCAGCGTCGAGCTGTCGGACGAAGAGCGCCTGCTCGTGCGCGACCTGCACCTGCTGACGATCAAGCCGGTGCTGTACGCGGCCAACGTGAGCGAGGGCGAGGCTGCGAACGCCGACGCCAACGAATACGTGCAGCGCGTCCGCGAATTCGCGGCGGCCGAAGGCTCCGAGGTCGTGCCGATCAGCGCGCGCGTCGAGTCCGAGATCGCCGAGCTCGAGGGCGAGGATCGCGAGATGTTTCTCGAGGAGCTCGGCTTGACCGAGTCCGGCCTCGACCGGCTCATCCGGGCGGCCTACAAGCTGCTCGGCTTGTACACGTACTTCACGGCCGGCGTACAGGAAGTTCGCGCCTGGACGATCCGCAAGGGCACCAAGGCGCCGCAGGCGGCCGCGGTCATCCACACCGACTTCGAACGCGGCTTCATCCGTGCCGAGGTCGTTTCGTACGAGGACCTGGTAGGCGCCGGTTCCATGAACGCCGCCAAGGAAAAAGGCCAGCTCCGCCTCGAAGGCAAGGAATACGTCGTCGCGGACGGCGATGTTATGCATTTCCGGTTTAACGTATAAGCGGTTGGCGTCAAAAAGCGATGCAGAAGAGCCCCGGGCGGATGCCCGGGGCTCTTCTGCATGCGTATGGAGCGGGATGCGGCAGGTACAGCGGGGGGCACGGTTTTACTGTACAACTCTGTTTTGAAGCCCGGACTATGGCTGCGAGTTACAGGGTTTTACCGTACAACTCAGTCACTGACTCCGACAACTTGCTTCTCGCTATCTCACCTGCCCAGCCGTCCCTTGCGCGCGAAACCCCGCGTTGGTACGCGCCGCCCAATAACTTCTGAAGCTTTTGAATACAATAAGAGCGGCGCTAATCGTCCAGATAGGTCCGATTAAACTTGGCGAGCAGCTCGCCGAAACGGGTACGCTCTTCCCCGGACCAATCCTTGAGCAGCTCGTCGATTCGTTCCGTGCGCTGCGCCCGCGTCTCCAACAGCATGCGGCGCCCTTCGTCGGTGAGTTGGTAAAAGTAGGCCCTGCCGTCCTCCGGATCGGGCATTTTGTAGACGTAACCTTTCTGCTCGAGCGCGGACGTCTGCCTGCTGACGGTGGAGATGTCGAGGCGAAACTCCTCCGCGAGCGCCTTGACGCCGGCCGAGCCGTGCGACTCGATTTGGCCGAGCAGCAAATAAGCGGAGCGATCGAGCGTTCCGAACTTGCGGCTGGTTGAGATCGAAGTGAGGCGGCGAATCAGAAGGGCGATCTCGAGCTCGATGCTTGTATTCGTTTCGTGACTCACGGATCTCACCACCTTGCTGCTTTTCTGTTCCCCATCGTACCACATGCCGCGCGCATTTCAAGCGCAAGCCCGGGCCAAAGCATTGACATTTCGCAAAGTAGTTGTATAATACACTTAAATGTTTAGTTTTGCAATACAACTAAATGGAGGGGCTAGCGATGATAGCTCAAGAAATTATGATTCGGCAAGTATACAAGGTCAAAGAGAGCGATACGGTGCGCCGCGTGATCGAGAAGTTCATTGAACACGGGATCAGCGGACTGCCCGTCGTCAACGACCGCAACGAGATCGTCGGGTACGTCAGCGACGGCGACGTCATGCGCTACATCGGCAAGCACGAGGACCGGTACGTCGACTTTTTTTACGCATCCATCCTGATTCAAGGGGATAACGAGCAGTTCGAGGAACGAGCCCGCAGGCTGCTGGACCTGAACGTCATGTCCATTGCCAAGACGAAGGTCGTCAAGGCGATGTGGGATGACGAGGTCGAGAATATCGCGGCGATGCTGGGCAAGAAGCAGATCAAGAAGGTGCCGGTAGAGCGGGACGGCGTGCTCGTCGGCATCATCAGTCGGGGCAACGTCGTTCGCCATGCGTTCGAGAATCTGTTGTAGGACAGCATGGGGCAGCATTCACACTTCATATCTAAAAGGAGCTAATCTTCTTATGTCATCCACATCCAAGGCTTCTGCTCCCGCGTCACCGCTGGCGCCGGAAGGAAGCTTGCTCAAGCAGCCGCGCGCCGTATGGGCGGTCGGCTTCGCTTGCGTCATCGCGTTCATGGGCATCGGTCTCGTCGACCCGATCCTGCCCGCCATCGCCAAGCAGCTGGAAGCTTCGCCAAGCGAGGTATCGTTGCTCTTCACCAGCTACAATGCCGTCATGGCCGTCATGATGCTTATTACAGGGGTCATCCAGTCTAAGCTCGGCATGAAAGGAACGCTGCTGGCCGGCATCGTCATCATCGCGGCATTCGCCGCGCTGGGCGGCGCCTCCGACGGAATCTGGGCGCTGATCGGTCTGCGCGGCGGCTGGGGCCTCGGCAATTCGTTGTTCGTCGCAACCTCGCTGACCGCCATCGTCACGCTGTCGACGGGCAGCGTCGCGCGGGCGATCATTCTTTACGAGGCCGCGATCGGCCTCGGCATCTCGGTCGGGCCGCTCATCGGCGGGGAGCTCGGATCGATCTCCTGGCGGGGTCCGTTCTTCGGAGTCGCCGTGCTCATGGTCATCGCTTTTATCTCGCTCGCGCTCACGATGCCCAAAGCCAACAAGCCCGCCGCGTCCGCCGGGCGCCGCAAGGCTTCGCTGGCCGATCCGTTCCGCGCGCTGAAGCACCGCTCGCTGCTCGTATTCGGGCTCGGCGCATGCTTGTACAACTTCGGCTTCTTTACCTTGCTGGCGTACGCGCCGCTCGTGCTGGACCACTACTTCGGCTATGACGCCCACGGTCTCGGCTACATCTTCCTCGGCTGGGGCGTCCTGCTCGCCATTACGTCGGTATTCATGGCGCCGGTGCTCCAGCGCAAGTTCGGCACGCTCAAGTCGATGTACGCCATGCTGACTTTGTTTGGCCTCGTGCTATTCGCGATGGGCATCTGGACGACGACCGAGTGGGTCGTCGTTGGCGCGATCGTGTTCGCCGGCGCGCTGCTGGGCAACAACAACACGCTCATCACCACGGCGGTCATGAACGCGGCGCCCGTCGAACGCTCGACGGCCTCCGCAGCCTACAGCTTCCTTCGCTTCATCGGCGGCGCGATCGCCCCTTACTTCGCCGGCAAGCTTGCCGAGTGGTACAACCCGCATGTGCCGTTCGTCGTCGGAGGCGCCTTTGTCCTGGCGGCTGTCGTCGTCATTATGCTGAACCAACGCCACCTGCTGCACGTCGACAAAGCCGGCGCGCACTGATCCGCCTTGCATTCCGGCCGTTTCCCCACTTTTCGGGAGACGGCCATTTTGCTTTCGTGCAACCTTTCGTATCGAATGCTCGTCTGGGGGAATGTGCAAGACTTGCCTGACCTGCCTGTTTCCCAACCGCCAATCGGGCGGCTTCGGAACAAGACAACGCAACCTAGAGAGGAGCATCACACATGAATCTTAAAAAGAAATCCGTTATTTTGCTGACTGCCGCCGGTATTGTCGGCGCTTCCGCGGTGGCCGGCGCCGCCGGCCTCACCCAGAAGGTCAGCGGCCTCTTGCGTGCCGACATTCATGTATCCGTCAACGGAGCCGCCTACGGCTCGATTCAGCCGGTCTATATCGACGGCAAAGCCTACGTGCCGCTGCGCGACACCGCAGGCGCCCTTGGCTACGAGCTGACCTGGAATCAGCAGGCCAAGCAGTTCGACTTGACGCCGAAGAAAGAGGAGCAGGCGCCCGTGGACGCTTATATCGTGAATACCGGCGTCGTGACGGACGCGCAGACCGCGAACGGCCTGACGAGCTTGAACGTCATGGGCAAGGGTTCCGCGGGAACTTTTGACTGGATCATCGCCAAGGTGGACAAGGACACGGTCATCGTGGACGAGTCCGGCGCCGTCAAGACGGCTGCCGACCTCAAGGCGGGCTCGCGCGTCGCCGTCGAATACGGCCCGATCGTGGCGCTCAGCTTCCCGGCACAATCGCACGCTGCCAAGGTCACGCTGCTCGGCGAGCGGTCGATCAAGGAAGATAAAGTCGGCGCCGTCAACAAGACGGACAGCGGCTGGCAGATCCAACTCGGCTCGGGTACGGGCGATGCCGCCGTCTCCAACCTGGTGCTGAACGTCGGCGCCGACACGCTGATCGTGACGTCGATGGGAGAGTCGGTTAAGGCCGAGGATATCAAGGTCGGCGACAAGGTGAGGGCGTATTACGGCCCGGCGACTACGCGCAGCATCCCGCCGCAGAGCGCGGCGGACACGATCGTCGTGCTGCCGGCGAACGCGCAATAATTTCAGCAAGAAGCTTGCGTACCATAGTTTGAGTTGGGACGGTCCCGAGGGGGGCCGTTCTTTTTTATGCAGACCAAGGTCTATGGCGCCGGGGCAGGCGGATGTGAGGCCGTGCCGATCTTGTTATAATCTAGCTAACGGACTTTTATCATGGATCATCAGAAAGAAGCTATGCGAACATGCGAAGACTAAGCGAAAATCACCAGGCAGGCGCAAAGCTGTCGGACGTCAAGCTGTCCAGGGTGCTGCTGTTATTCAGGCCTTACGCCGGCCAATTGGCGTTTATCCTGCTGTTGTCGCTTGCAGCTACGTTGGCTGGATTGGCGGCTCCGCTCGCGACCAAAGAGCTCGTGGACCAGGCGATTCCGCAGAAGGATGCCGGTCTTTTGCTGCTGTTCGCAGGCCTCATGGCTGCGAGTCCGCTCGCCAAAGGCGTCCTGAACGTCTGGCAGGCCCACCTGAACAACAAGGTCGGACAGAGCGTCATGCGGGATCTGAACGACCGGCTTTTCCGCAATTTGCAGCGGCAATCGATGTCGTTTTTCACGAGATCGCGAACGGGCGAGATCGTTCAGCGCATCTCCGGTGATGTGCAGGCCGTACAGGGCGCCATTACGGGCACGATCGTCAATGCAATCACGCAGGCAGTCACCTTGATTGCGACGGTCGTCATCCTGCTTCGGCTCGACTGGCGGCTGGCGCTCGTGTCGATGGTCGTCATCCCGGTGCTGCTGCTGCCCGCCAGACGAATCGGGGCATTGCGCAAGTCGCTTCGGCTGCGCGTGCAAACGCTGCGAGGCGAGATGTCCTCCCATCTCTCGGAGACATTCGGCGTATCGGGGGCGCTGCTGACCCGCATTTACGGGCGGGAGGAAGCCCAGGTCCGCAAGTTCGGCGAGATGAACGATACGGTGAAAAGCATGGAGCTGCGGCTCGGCCTCATCGGCAGATGGTACGGGATGGCGGCTGGCGTGTCCAATCCGGTGGCGACGGCGATCGTCTATTTGTACGGCGGCTGGCTCGTGATTCATGGCGGCTTGTCCATAGGTTCGGTCATCGCGTTCGCTGCGTTGACCGGTCGTATGTACGAGCCGGTGTCCGGCTTGCTCGGCATGCATCTCGACTTGTCTGCCGCGATGGGGATTTTCCAGCGCATCTTCGAGTACCTCGATCTGAAGCCCGAGGTCGAGGACGCGCCGGATGCCGAGCCGCTTCAGCGTGGAGGCGGTCTGGTCGAGTTCGACGGCTTGTCATTCGCGTATGCGACTGGCGGAGCGGCCGTGCTGAAGGAGATCAAGCTGACTGCGCGTCCGGGTCAGTTGCTCGCGCTGGTCGGGCCGAGCGGCGCGGGCAAAACGACGCTTGCCGGCCTGGTCGGCCGACTGTACGATCCGACGCAAGGCGCCGTGCGAATCGACGGGCAGGACATCCGCGGCGTGACGCTGGCTTCGCTGCGCGAGCAGATCGGCTACGTGACGCAAGAACCCTTTTTGTTCTACGGTACGATCGCCGACAATCTCCGGTTTGCCAAAGAGGACGCTACGAAGGAAGAAATGGAATCGGCCTGCCGTCAGGCCTATATCCACGACGTGATCGCGGGACTGCCACAGGGCTATGATACTAAAGTGGGGGAGCGGGGGCATCGGCTCTCGGGCGGCGAACGCCAGCGAATCGCCATCGCGAGGGCGATTTTGAAAAATCCGCGCATTCTCGTGCTCGACGAAGCGACCTCGCATCTGGACTCGCGTTCCGAGGCATACGTGCAGGAAGCGCTCGACAGCCTTATGGCCGGCCGTACGACGATCGCCATCGCGCATCGCCTCTCCACCGTACGCGCCGCCGACGCAATCGCGGTGATGGATCATGGCCGCATCGTCGAGCTGGGCACGCACGAGGAATTACTGGCGCGGGACGGCCTTTACGCCAAGCTGTACCGCACGCAGTTTGCGGAAGTGTCGGCTGGTGATTTGGAGTAGTTTGTATGTGGGAATCGAGGAACGGCAATGAAGTGAGGACAGGAAAGGGAGAGCATAGAATCGGTTGACGCGGGTGGCGCTCGGGCGGGAATCTTTTTTTGTGAAAAGCGTGACATTACGGGCGCCGTTAGTGCCCACTTGCGCTTATCAGCACCATTCAGCGCGCATTTAGGGCGGGGTTAGCGCCCATTTGCGCTTATCGGCACCATTCCGAGCACATTTAAGGCGGAGTTAGTGCCCATTTGCGCTTATCAGCACCATTCCGAGCACATTTAAGGCGGAGTTAGTGCCCTTTTGCGCTTATCGGCACCATTCCGAGCACATTTAAGGCGGAGTTAGTGCCCATTTGCGCTTATCAGCACCATTCCGAGCACAATTAAGGCGAGGTTAGTGCCCATTTGCGCTTATCGGCAATTTCCGAGCACCTCTAAAGTGGCAATGGTGCGTGTTTGACCTCATCGGTACAGTGTCAAATCGCCCGGAAGCGCGGTTCTTGGGAGGAGTAGCCGGAAAAACCGGCTAACGGGTCCGGATTACTGGTGGTCGGAGGCGAGATAGCCGGAAAAACCGGCTAATGGGTCCGGATAATGGTGGTCGGAGGTGAGATGGCGGGAAAAACCGGCTAACGGGTCCGGATTACTGGTGGTCGGAGGAGAGATAGCCGGAATAACCGGCTATCTCGTTCCGACTTTCTCTTTCCCTGCCTGTCAGACAACCGGAGGCTCCATGCCGATGGCGGTCCATTCCTCGCGCGACGGTCCGTACAAACCTGGCACGCGCAGGCCGGCCTGCCGCATCAGCACGGTCATCTGCCCGCGGTGATGCACCTCGTGCTGGATCACGGCGCGCAGCGTCAGGCCGTTCGGCCATTGCTCGCCGTACATGTCGCTCGACGCCGCCAGATCCGCGTCCGTCCACTGCCCGCTTACCGCCTCGGCGACCTCGCGCGCGGTCCGCGCGTAGGCCGCCGCGATCTCCGCTGCGGACGACGGCACGACATGCTCGTCGCCAGGCGCCGGCAGCGTGAGTCCCGTACGCACCAGCATCTCCTGCGGGCTGCAGGTCAAATGCCAGGCGAGCCGGCCAAGCGTACGGAAGCCATCGCCTACGCTTTGGGAAAGCGACGCATCGGTCATCTCCTCCAGCAGTTGACGCGTGCCCGCGGACAGTCTTTCCCATTCCTGAACGAAGCTCTCAATACTCGTAAACATCATCATCAGCCTCCATGGATCAACGGCTGCCGCCTATCGGTGAAGACGGCCGCTCTGTACGTTGCCCGTCCAGCGTATCACCTTGCCGCTGACAACTGCGTGTCAGCGGCCGGATAGAGCTGCAGCACTTCGGCGGCGCATTCGCGAACGGCCGCGGCCAGTTCCGGCGGCGATACGACGTAAGCGCTCGGTCCGAATCCGAGCAGCCACAGGTGCAGCCAAGCTTCGTCCGGCTGCGTCGCGCGCACAAGCAGCGAGCCGTCGGGCAAGTCCTCCATGCCCTGCGTGCTGTCGAGCGAGCCGAAATAATCCTCCGCCCGCGTCCGCGCGACCGGCGCGAACCGCACGACGATGTCCTTGACGTGCGCGCACGCTTCGTTGGACATGCTGCTCCATGCAAGCGGCCGCGCCTCCGGTTCCTCCCGCCGCTCGAAGGTCTCGTTCGTCATTGCCAAATCCCTCACGCGCGACAATCTAAACAATCGGAAATCCTCCCGGATCAGGCAGTACCCGTACACGTACCAGACCAGCCCTTTGAGCACCAGGCGTACAGGCTCGCAGCGGCGCGCCGAGCGCTCGCCGGCCATATCCGTGTAGGCGAACCGTACGATATGCCGGTCTCTGATCGCATCCCGAAGCAGGGAGACCTTGGCCTTGTCCTGCGTGCCGCCGCCCCAAGGGTTGATGTCGATGACCATCTGCTCCGAAGCGTCGGCCAGGCGGTCTTGCTCTGTCCCGGACAGCATCGCGCCGACTTTGTCGAGCAGCCTGCCGATCTCCCGCTCCTCCAGCGTCGGCCTGATGCCCTTCAATGCGATAACCATCGCCTGCAGCTCTTCCAGCGTCAGAAACTGGCGTTCGAGCCGGTAACGTTCCATGATCTCGTAGCCGCCGCCCTCGCCTGCGTAGGAGACGATCGGGATGCCTGCCTGACAAAGCGTCTCCATGTCGCGATAGACGGTCCGAAGCGACACTTCGAACCGGTCGGCGAGCTCCTTGGCTCCAATCCGCCGCCTGCCCAGCATGAGCATCGTAATTGCCAGCAACCGGTCCAGCTTCATGCGGTAATCTCTCCTTTGCGCTTGTCTCGGCGCGCTCCTTTGGCTTGCCCGCTTTCTTGTGTCTGCCCGAGCTCTTGCATCCGGGCGCGATTCGAATCCCCGTCCAGTGCGCCTACAGGTGCACCGGCTGCGCGCGATCCCGCGCCGACTTCCTGCGCCGGTCCGCTTTCGCCTTGGCCCGCACCGACTTCCGTCGCCGGTGCGCCTTCGCCTTGGCCCGCGCCGACTTCCTGCGCCGGTCCGCCTTCGGCTTCGCCTTGGCCCGCCGGGCTGCCTTCGCCCTCGCTCGCCGAACCGTCCGCAGCTTCCCGCGCACCCGCCAGCTCCTCCAGAAACAACGCCAACGGCCGGCTTACGAACGCATCTCTGCGCATGACGAAGTACGTGCGAATCCGGTTGTACGGCTCTGGCAGCGGATGCACGCGCAGCGCGCCTTCCGCGGCGGCCTTGGCGACGACGCTAAGCGGTAGCAGAGAGATGCCGAGCCCGGCGGATACGCCGCCGACAATGG from Cohnella hashimotonis carries:
- a CDS encoding RNA polymerase sigma factor, translated to MTALDHDYLKHMTEGIDRDAVLEELMLTYGRDVWNYAFFMTGKRETAEDIAQDVFVKAYQSLHTLRGESGARAWLLKITRNTALDYFKSAWFRRIRLPAVLPTRESQMSAENEWLGSYRQREIWRTVMELPRKLRESLLLQAHHGLSMAEIAELLQVSEGTVKSRIHRARAAMNKKFELGREDDEEGGGRA
- a CDS encoding DUF6612 family protein, producing MTRASNRRSLFILVYVFAAALALAACSGGDSPAEKSAAASPAAEQRETAVASSSDPEAGSDAAALIGQARAAMADVGRYAFTLHLVQKLSGGAAADSVFEVTNAGKAERSPLKLDQTIDSVQDGERSSLRAILVPDAYYVYDPSFEEWGKLSSEQAADIARTLSDYQIDPAAALASAASLGTGLSSAREGGHDVVRYEGKGPEALAFLKHILEGTLDLGSMDEAVQRSIALKSLSVSFKLDAVTHLPLAYRVDSVMTIEYEPGAPSELSQIFEGTYAKHGATEAIAVPKAALEAPELDPPIDDPEATEGDLGTLDGVDGLDGLDGLEGLDSY
- the ychF gene encoding redox-regulated ATPase YchF produces the protein MPLSCGIVGLPNVGKSTLFNAITQAGAEMANYPFCTIDPNVGVVEVPDERLQKLADIVTPNRIVPTAFEFVDIAGLVKGASRGEGLGNKFLANIREVDAIVHVVRCFVDENITHVSGKIDPINDIEVINLELILADIDSVEKRMDRSRKNMKGGDKKYAQEVEVLERIHAALLEEKPVRSVELSDEERLLVRDLHLLTIKPVLYAANVSEGEAANADANEYVQRVREFAAAEGSEVVPISARVESEIAELEGEDREMFLEELGLTESGLDRLIRAAYKLLGLYTYFTAGVQEVRAWTIRKGTKAPQAAAVIHTDFERGFIRAEVVSYEDLVGAGSMNAAKEKGQLRLEGKEYVVADGDVMHFRFNV
- a CDS encoding MarR family winged helix-turn-helix transcriptional regulator, translated to MSHETNTSIELEIALLIRRLTSISTSRKFGTLDRSAYLLLGQIESHGSAGVKALAEEFRLDISTVSRQTSALEQKGYVYKMPDPEDGRAYFYQLTDEGRRMLLETRAQRTERIDELLKDWSGEERTRFGELLAKFNRTYLDD
- a CDS encoding CBS domain-containing protein yields the protein MIAQEIMIRQVYKVKESDTVRRVIEKFIEHGISGLPVVNDRNEIVGYVSDGDVMRYIGKHEDRYVDFFYASILIQGDNEQFEERARRLLDLNVMSIAKTKVVKAMWDDEVENIAAMLGKKQIKKVPVERDGVLVGIISRGNVVRHAFENLL
- a CDS encoding MFS transporter; translation: MSSTSKASAPASPLAPEGSLLKQPRAVWAVGFACVIAFMGIGLVDPILPAIAKQLEASPSEVSLLFTSYNAVMAVMMLITGVIQSKLGMKGTLLAGIVIIAAFAALGGASDGIWALIGLRGGWGLGNSLFVATSLTAIVTLSTGSVARAIILYEAAIGLGISVGPLIGGELGSISWRGPFFGVAVLMVIAFISLALTMPKANKPAASAGRRKASLADPFRALKHRSLLVFGLGACLYNFGFFTLLAYAPLVLDHYFGYDAHGLGYIFLGWGVLLAITSVFMAPVLQRKFGTLKSMYAMLTLFGLVLFAMGIWTTTEWVVVGAIVFAGALLGNNNTLITTAVMNAAPVERSTASAAYSFLRFIGGAIAPYFAGKLAEWYNPHVPFVVGGAFVLAAVVVIMLNQRHLLHVDKAGAH
- a CDS encoding stalk domain-containing protein, which codes for MNLKKKSVILLTAAGIVGASAVAGAAGLTQKVSGLLRADIHVSVNGAAYGSIQPVYIDGKAYVPLRDTAGALGYELTWNQQAKQFDLTPKKEEQAPVDAYIVNTGVVTDAQTANGLTSLNVMGKGSAGTFDWIIAKVDKDTVIVDESGAVKTAADLKAGSRVAVEYGPIVALSFPAQSHAAKVTLLGERSIKEDKVGAVNKTDSGWQIQLGSGTGDAAVSNLVLNVGADTLIVTSMGESVKAEDIKVGDKVRAYYGPATTRSIPPQSAADTIVVLPANAQ
- a CDS encoding ABC transporter ATP-binding protein, which codes for MRRLSENHQAGAKLSDVKLSRVLLLFRPYAGQLAFILLLSLAATLAGLAAPLATKELVDQAIPQKDAGLLLLFAGLMAASPLAKGVLNVWQAHLNNKVGQSVMRDLNDRLFRNLQRQSMSFFTRSRTGEIVQRISGDVQAVQGAITGTIVNAITQAVTLIATVVILLRLDWRLALVSMVVIPVLLLPARRIGALRKSLRLRVQTLRGEMSSHLSETFGVSGALLTRIYGREEAQVRKFGEMNDTVKSMELRLGLIGRWYGMAAGVSNPVATAIVYLYGGWLVIHGGLSIGSVIAFAALTGRMYEPVSGLLGMHLDLSAAMGIFQRIFEYLDLKPEVEDAPDAEPLQRGGGLVEFDGLSFAYATGGAAVLKEIKLTARPGQLLALVGPSGAGKTTLAGLVGRLYDPTQGAVRIDGQDIRGVTLASLREQIGYVTQEPFLFYGTIADNLRFAKEDATKEEMESACRQAYIHDVIAGLPQGYDTKVGERGHRLSGGERQRIAIARAILKNPRILVLDEATSHLDSRSEAYVQEALDSLMAGRTTIAIAHRLSTVRAADAIAVMDHGRIVELGTHEELLARDGLYAKLYRTQFAEVSAGDLE
- a CDS encoding DinB family protein — protein: MFTSIESFVQEWERLSAGTRQLLEEMTDASLSQSVGDGFRTLGRLAWHLTCSPQEMLVRTGLTLPAPGDEHVVPSSAAEIAAAYARTAREVAEAVSGQWTDADLAASSDMYGEQWPNGLTLRAVIQHEVHHRGQMTVLMRQAGLRVPGLYGPSREEWTAIGMEPPVV
- a CDS encoding helix-turn-helix transcriptional regulator translates to MKLDRLLAITMLMLGRRRIGAKELADRFEVSLRTVYRDMETLCQAGIPIVSYAGEGGGYEIMERYRLERQFLTLEELQAMVIALKGIRPTLEEREIGRLLDKVGAMLSGTEQDRLADASEQMVIDINPWGGGTQDKAKVSLLRDAIRDRHIVRFAYTDMAGERSARRCEPVRLVLKGLVWYVYGYCLIREDFRLFRLSRVRDLAMTNETFERREEPEARPLAWSSMSNEACAHVKDIVVRFAPVARTRAEDYFGSLDSTQGMEDLPDGSLLVRATQPDEAWLHLWLLGFGPSAYVVSPPELAAAVRECAAEVLQLYPAADTQLSAAR